The Sphaerospermopsis torques-reginae ITEP-024 genome has a window encoding:
- a CDS encoding DUF3120 domain-containing protein, producing the protein MINNTLSSYTTATSSIETDLYTADTKPRGIQELESTLSLSPSLPTAIAINQIWLVFAAAVFLVSVPVFIEAPLVRSLPSLSLVITGFWIWLSLKLMSRQQTYLWGDLLLGFSLSWLTGAIYWGWLRWEPLWHLPIESIGLPFAIWCLRKNWGKVGNWFYLGSLFGTVLTDIYFYLVDLMPFWRQIMRTDATGASQILKNALAQVQTPWGEGWAIMLALALLTVGLVSLGNKQRHWYAFGGAVLSTILVDSLFLLAAILA; encoded by the coding sequence TTGATTAATAATACGTTGTCATCCTACACTACTGCGACTTCCTCGATTGAGACAGATTTGTATACCGCTGACACCAAGCCCAGAGGTATCCAAGAATTAGAGTCTACTCTTTCCTTGTCGCCTTCTCTACCAACGGCGATCGCAATTAACCAAATTTGGTTAGTATTTGCAGCGGCGGTGTTTTTGGTATCTGTACCAGTATTTATAGAAGCGCCCTTAGTGCGATCGCTACCCAGTCTCAGTTTAGTCATCACAGGATTTTGGATTTGGCTGAGTTTAAAATTAATGTCCCGACAGCAAACCTATCTGTGGGGCGATTTACTCTTAGGATTTAGCCTCAGTTGGTTAACAGGAGCGATTTACTGGGGTTGGTTACGTTGGGAACCCCTGTGGCACTTACCCATAGAATCAATCGGCCTACCCTTTGCTATTTGGTGTTTGCGGAAAAACTGGGGTAAAGTCGGTAACTGGTTTTATCTTGGTTCTCTATTTGGAACTGTATTAACAGATATATATTTCTACTTAGTAGACTTAATGCCTTTTTGGCGGCAAATTATGAGAACAGATGCCACGGGAGCGTCACAAATCTTAAAAAATGCCTTAGCACAAGTACAAACACCTTGGGGAGAAGGCTGGGCAATTATGTTAGCCTTAGCATTGTTAACAGTGGGGCTGGTATCTTTGGGTAATAAGCAACGGCATTGGTACGCCTTTGGTGGAGCAGTTTTGAGTACAATTTTAGTAGACAGTCTGTTTTTACTAGCTGCGATTCTGGCCTGA
- the psbU gene encoding photosystem II complex extrinsic protein PsbU, with translation MKGLVRLLTVFSLLLGAWGWLGTNQTAQAAGFQSFSWPQVPVMAIARQNKADQKLATEFGKKIDLNNTNIAAFQQYPGLYPTLAKKIIKNAPYKSVEDVLNLAGLSDRQKQTLQANLGNFTVTEYEPEFNEGDDRINNGIYR, from the coding sequence GTGAAAGGATTAGTACGTTTATTAACAGTTTTTAGTTTGTTGCTAGGTGCTTGGGGATGGTTAGGAACTAATCAAACAGCCCAAGCTGCTGGTTTTCAAAGCTTTAGTTGGCCACAAGTTCCTGTGATGGCAATTGCTCGTCAAAACAAGGCAGATCAGAAGTTAGCAACAGAATTTGGTAAAAAAATAGATTTGAATAATACCAATATTGCTGCTTTTCAACAGTATCCAGGGCTTTATCCCACCTTGGCTAAAAAAATCATCAAGAATGCGCCTTACAAGAGTGTAGAGGATGTATTGAATCTGGCAGGATTGAGCGATCGACAAAAACAGACCCTACAAGCTAACTTAGGCAACTTTACCGTGACAGAATACGAGCCTGAGTTTAACGAAGGTGATGATCGTATTAACAACGGTATCTACAGATAA